Sequence from the Candidatus Thioglobus sp. NP1 genome:
GGCTGTGATCGAAGAATTTAAAAATAGTGGTACATCTTTTATTCTTTATTTTGACTATGATGACACAGGTATTGATGAAGTGGCAACTAGGTCAATTATTGAACATGCCAACTTTATGCAAAATAACCCATCAGTTAATGTTCGTCTTGAAGGCCATGCTGATGAGAGGGGTACGCGTGAATATAATCTAGCTCTTGGTGAAAATCGTGCTTTAGCTGTTCAAGAAGTTCTTGGGCTATACAACCTAGAAGATAGGATTATGGTTGTTAGTTATGGTGAAGAGCAGCCCGTCCTAGTTGGAAGCAATGAAGAGGCTTGGGAAGAAAATCGAAGAGTAGAATTCTCATATTACTAGGCAAATAAATTGTACTAAAAACCTTTGTTATACGGTTCGTTTTATCGTCTGATGAAAAAGTCTTTACTAAAATATCTCATATTTACGTTATGTTTCTTTTCTGCTGCAGGCATTAACGCAGAAGAGGGACTTGATATTGATATGATTTTATTAAAGCTAAATAAAGAACTTAAGACGCTTAATAAAGAAATTCTATCATTAAAAGATAATAATGAGCTTCTTAGTGAGGAGCTCAGACTTAATTCTGAAAAAATAACTGAATTGTTTGAAATAATTGAATTGAATTCTTCAAAAAAAGAAAAAATAATAAAAACAACTAAAACAGACTCAGAAACAAAAGCATTAAAATTATTCTCTGATGGAAAAAGTAGCTTTGTCCTTGAGGATTATCAAAAAGCTATCAAATTATTCTCCAGCTATCTAGATACCTTTCCAAATTCTATCAATACTGAAGACTCTAAGTTATGGCTTGCACGCTCTTACTTTGCAAGTGGCTCTTCATTAAGATCCAAGGAAAAATATCAAGAATTTCATGCTAATGGCAATAAAGACCATCCAAAGTTTGCAGATTCACTCTACGAACTATCTATTGCCTTAATTGATTTAAAAGAATTTAGTGGCGCAAAAGTCTTGCTGTCTAAAATGATCGATGAGTATCCTGACCATGCTTTAAATCCAAAAGCTAATCAATTGCTTGAAGACCTCTAACTTAAGTGAAAACTATTGAAATACAAAAAGTTGATTTAGCTTCTTTTTGTTATCTTGATAACTCTAGATATCCTTTCTTACTTGAAAGTGTAAATCACAATGATAATAATAGATACTCAATATTATTTGCTTTCCCAGGTGAAAATATAGTTCTTAACAATGCTTCTGACTTTGACTTTTTAAATAAGCTTGAAAGTAAATATAAGTTAAATAATACAAACTCAGATTTACCTTTTTGTGGAGGCTGGTTTGTCTATCTTTCTTATGAATTAATTGGCCAAATTGAAAATACCTTATCTGCTGATCTTCATAACTCAGATTTACCAATTGCGTACGCTGTTAAGATTCCTACTGCAATAATCATTGATCACCAGTTAGATAAAACTTATATCGTAGATGAGAGTAATGATGATTCTCGAATTAACTTAATATTAGATGATATTAAACTTATCAATCTAATCCCATTAAGCCCATTAGAGGGAAGCTTATCTGAGGAAAACCAAGAAAAATTTATTAGTGGAGTACAAAGTAGCCTAAAGTATATTATTGCTGGTGATGTTTTTCAGGTCAACTTGTCAAGAGAATGGCAATATAAGCTAAATAATCATGTAGATTCAGCTGCTATTTATAAATCCTTAAAAAAAGCTAATCCAGCCCCTTTCTCTGCTTTAATTCACTATCAAGACTTTAGTATAATCTCATCTTCACCAGAGAGGCTCTTTAGCGTCAATAATGATGTTTTACAAACAAGGCCAATTGCTGGAACTCATCCTAGAGGTAAGGGCTCTGATGATGAAACTTTAAAAGATAATTTAATCAGTAATCCTAAGGAAATTGCTGAACATGTTATGCTACTTGACCTTGAGAGAAATGATATGGGAAGGGTATGTGAATACGGAAGTGTCTTTGTTAATGAGGTTATGACTCTTGAGACATACCCATATGTGCATCATATAGTTTCAAATATCAAAGGAAAACTTAAAAAACAGGTAGGTATAAAAGATATTATCAAGGCACTTTTTCCTGGTGGAACGATTACTGGATGTCCTAAAGTCCGCTGTATGCAAATCATTAGTGAGTTAGAGCAAATGCCAAGAGAAGCCTATACAGGCTCAGTAGGTTATTTAAGTCAAAATGGGAGGATGGACTTTAATATTCTTATACGTAGCTTTATCCATAAAGATAATAAGTTAAGCTTTAGAGCAGGTGCTGGAATTGTATATGACTCAATCCCAGAGAGAGAATTAGCTGAAACTAGGCATAAGGCAGAAGGCTTAATCAAAGTATTTAAAGACTAATGCTTTAAGGTTGAAACTTAGAGGTCATAGGATATCGCCTCTCCCTTCCAAAAGCATTACTACTTATCTTGGGTCCAGGAGCAGATTGTCGTCTTTTGTATTCATTTCTAAGAATCATTGAAGTTACTTTATTTACCACCTCTAAACTATGGCCTTGCTCGGTTATTTTATCAACAGATTCTTTAAGCTCAACAAATCGCATCAAAATATCATCCAAAACATCATAAGAAGGAAGGGTATCCTGATCTTCTTGATTTGGAGCTAACTCAGCAGAGGGTGGCCTTGTAATAACTCTCTCAGGAATAACTTCTGAAATTGAATTTCTATAATTAGATAGTTTATAAACCATTGTTTTTGAAATATCTTTTAATGGCGCAAATCCTCCACACATATCTCCATAGAGGGTTGCATATCCCAC
This genomic interval carries:
- a CDS encoding tol-pal system YbgF family protein, with amino-acid sequence MKKSLLKYLIFTLCFFSAAGINAEEGLDIDMILLKLNKELKTLNKEILSLKDNNELLSEELRLNSEKITELFEIIELNSSKKEKIIKTTKTDSETKALKLFSDGKSSFVLEDYQKAIKLFSSYLDTFPNSINTEDSKLWLARSYFASGSSLRSKEKYQEFHANGNKDHPKFADSLYELSIALIDLKEFSGAKVLLSKMIDEYPDHALNPKANQLLEDL
- a CDS encoding aminodeoxychorismate synthase component I gives rise to the protein MKTIEIQKVDLASFCYLDNSRYPFLLESVNHNDNNRYSILFAFPGENIVLNNASDFDFLNKLESKYKLNNTNSDLPFCGGWFVYLSYELIGQIENTLSADLHNSDLPIAYAVKIPTAIIIDHQLDKTYIVDESNDDSRINLILDDIKLINLIPLSPLEGSLSEENQEKFISGVQSSLKYIIAGDVFQVNLSREWQYKLNNHVDSAAIYKSLKKANPAPFSALIHYQDFSIISSSPERLFSVNNDVLQTRPIAGTHPRGKGSDDETLKDNLISNPKEIAEHVMLLDLERNDMGRVCEYGSVFVNEVMTLETYPYVHHIVSNIKGKLKKQVGIKDIIKALFPGGTITGCPKVRCMQIISELEQMPREAYTGSVGYLSQNGRMDFNILIRSFIHKDNKLSFRAGAGIVYDSIPERELAETRHKAEGLIKVFKD